In a genomic window of Streptomyces sp. SJL17-4:
- the ilvA gene encoding threonine ammonia-lyase, giving the protein MSFRTPDPLHRLMLDDVRGAQKMLSGVARMTAMEGSRHLSSLVGAPVHLKCENLQRTGSFKLRGAYVRIAGLRPEERAAGVVAASAGNHAQGVALASNLLGVHATVFMPVGAPLPKVAATREYGADVRLHGHVVDETLSAAERYARETGAVFIHPFDHPDIIVGQGTVGLEILEQCPEVRTILVGIGGGGLAAGIGLAVKSLRPDVKVIGVQAEGAAAYPPSLAAGHPVVIESPVTMADGIKVGRPGDVPFALIQEYVDEVRTVSEDALSSALLLCLERAKLVVEPAGASPVAALLSDPKAFKGPVVAVLSGGNVDPLLLQRILRHGMAAGGRYLSLRLRVTDRPGVLATLLAVLTVADANVLDVSHVRTDPRLGLTEAEVELHLETKGPEHCREVADALRDAGYTVLD; this is encoded by the coding sequence ATGAGCTTCCGTACGCCAGACCCCTTGCACCGGCTGATGCTCGACGACGTACGGGGGGCGCAGAAGATGCTGTCCGGGGTGGCCCGGATGACCGCGATGGAGGGCAGCCGTCATCTGTCGTCGCTGGTGGGAGCGCCCGTGCACCTCAAGTGCGAGAACCTTCAGCGGACCGGTTCGTTCAAGCTGCGCGGGGCGTACGTACGGATCGCGGGGCTGCGGCCCGAGGAGCGGGCGGCGGGGGTCGTCGCGGCCTCGGCGGGCAACCACGCGCAGGGCGTCGCGCTCGCCTCGAACCTGCTCGGCGTGCACGCGACCGTCTTCATGCCGGTCGGGGCGCCGCTGCCGAAGGTCGCGGCGACCCGGGAGTACGGCGCCGACGTCCGGCTGCACGGTCATGTCGTGGACGAGACGCTGTCGGCGGCGGAGCGGTACGCGCGGGAGACCGGGGCCGTCTTCATCCATCCCTTCGACCACCCCGACATCATCGTCGGGCAGGGCACGGTGGGTCTGGAGATCCTGGAGCAGTGCCCGGAGGTGCGGACGATCCTGGTGGGCATCGGCGGCGGCGGTCTCGCCGCCGGCATCGGGCTCGCGGTGAAGTCGCTGCGCCCGGACGTGAAGGTGATCGGCGTGCAGGCCGAGGGCGCCGCCGCCTATCCGCCCTCGCTGGCCGCCGGGCACCCGGTGGTGATCGAGTCGCCGGTGACGATGGCGGACGGGATCAAGGTGGGACGGCCGGGTGACGTGCCGTTCGCGCTGATCCAGGAGTACGTCGACGAGGTCCGTACGGTCTCCGAGGACGCGCTCTCCTCGGCGCTGCTGCTCTGTCTGGAGCGGGCGAAGCTGGTCGTCGAGCCGGCCGGCGCCAGCCCGGTCGCGGCCCTGCTCAGCGACCCGAAGGCGTTCAAGGGGCCGGTGGTGGCGGTGCTGTCCGGCGGGAACGTCGACCCGCTGCTGCTCCAGCGCATCCTGCGGCACGGCATGGCCGCCGGGGGCCGCTATCTGAGCCTGCGGCTGCGGGTCACGGACCGGCCTGGGGTCCTGGCGACCCTGCTCGCCGTGCTCACGGTCGCCGACGCGAACGTCCTGGACGTCAGTCATGTACGGACCGACCCGCGGCTCGGCCTGACCGAGGCGGAGGTCGAGCTGCATCTGGAGACGAAGGGCCCGGAGCACTGCCGCGAGGTGGCGGACGCGCTGCGGGACGCGGGGTACACGGTGCTGGACTGA
- a CDS encoding MarR family transcriptional regulator → MPTSQDMTTEFDPGLLDALQHQVAVFARRAEQTRLGGTGQLRNSMDRAAYLLLNRLDQEGPMGVKALAAGMGIDSSTVTRQVAPLVDTGLVKRTSHPEDGRAVVLQLSPRGLARLEEVRSSRRQLMVEVTEGWTPDERESFCTLLTRFNTALSARQSAHTGGPVTESATTSLTTTATTAPTTSATTSATEDPAAATSESTQTS, encoded by the coding sequence ATGCCCACATCTCAGGACATGACGACTGAGTTCGACCCCGGTCTCCTCGATGCCCTCCAGCACCAGGTGGCCGTCTTCGCCCGCCGGGCCGAGCAGACGCGCCTCGGTGGCACCGGGCAGCTCCGCAACTCGATGGACCGCGCCGCGTACCTGCTCCTCAACCGCCTTGACCAGGAAGGTCCGATGGGCGTGAAGGCGCTGGCGGCGGGCATGGGCATCGACTCGTCGACGGTCACCCGCCAGGTCGCCCCGCTCGTCGACACCGGCCTGGTCAAGCGCACCTCGCACCCGGAGGACGGGCGCGCGGTCGTGCTCCAGCTGTCGCCGCGCGGGCTCGCCCGCCTGGAGGAGGTCCGCTCCTCGCGCCGTCAGCTGATGGTGGAGGTCACGGAGGGCTGGACCCCGGACGAGCGGGAGTCCTTCTGCACCCTGCTCACCCGCTTCAACACCGCCCTGTCCGCACGGCAGTCGGCGCACACGGGCGGACCCGTGACGGAGTCCGCCACCACGTCGCTGACCACGACGGCGACCACGGCGCCGACCACGTCCGCGACCACGTCCGCGACCGAGGACCCGGCCGCGGCGACGAGCGAGTCCACGCAGACCTCTTGA
- a CDS encoding sigma factor-like helix-turn-helix DNA-binding protein, giving the protein MGQQRNGPRTERAYRAREFDAFVAGAAGRLLHAATLLTAETRTRNPHAQALLTAALAHTYAVWDRLRDEDPYELTRRELAARFARTAWRHHGGRGGVLSALHPLERLVVVLRLYEGVAEEQVAALLGLPTARVRAVCARAVATLRAARSSTEKPAGRTAA; this is encoded by the coding sequence GTGGGACAGCAGCGGAACGGACCCCGGACCGAACGCGCCTACCGCGCCCGGGAGTTCGACGCGTTCGTGGCCGGGGCGGCGGGCCGGCTGCTGCACGCCGCGACCCTGCTCACCGCCGAGACCCGCACCCGCAATCCGCACGCCCAGGCCCTGCTGACCGCCGCCCTGGCACACACCTACGCCGTGTGGGACCGGCTGCGGGACGAGGATCCGTACGAGCTCACCCGGCGCGAGCTCGCGGCCCGCTTCGCGCGCACCGCCTGGCGGCACCACGGCGGCCGGGGCGGGGTGCTCTCCGCGCTCCACCCGCTGGAACGGCTCGTCGTCGTCCTCCGGCTGTACGAGGGCGTCGCCGAGGAGCAGGTCGCCGCACTGCTCGGACTGCCCACGGCCCGGGTGCGGGCGGTCTGCGCGCGGGCGGTGGCCACCCTGAGGGCGGCCCGGAGCAGCACGGAGAAGCCTGCCGGGAGGACCGCCGCGTGA
- a CDS encoding DUF1059 domain-containing protein, translating into MARKATDCRDAPSVSGCSLYMSGEEEELERAAVQHVVAVHEHTDSPELRAEIRASMKEPLPGT; encoded by the coding sequence ATGGCCAGGAAAGCAACCGACTGCCGGGACGCCCCGAGCGTCTCCGGTTGCTCGCTCTACATGTCGGGCGAGGAGGAGGAGCTCGAACGGGCGGCTGTCCAGCACGTGGTCGCCGTCCACGAGCACACGGACAGCCCCGAGCTCCGCGCCGAGATCCGGGCCTCGATGAAGGAGCCGCTCCCCGGCACCTGA
- a CDS encoding cystathionine gamma-synthase, whose translation MSDQHSHQSFETRAIHAGNTADPLTGAVVPPIYQVSTYKQDGVGGLRGGYEYSRSANPTRTALEENLAALEGGRRGLAFASGLAAEDCLLRTLLAPGDHVVIPNDAYGGTFRLFAKVVERWGVDFSVANTSDVEAVRSAVNDRTKLIWVETPSNPLLGITDIEAIAGVARQAGVKLVVDNTFASPYLQQPLALGADVVVHSLTKYMGGHSDVVGGALVTADEALGEELAYHQNAMGAVAGPFDSWIVLRGIKTLAVRMDRHSENAEKIVEMLTQHPKVTQVLYPGLPEHPGHEIAAKQMRSFGGMISFRVEGGEQAAVEVCNRAQLFTLGESLGGVESLIEHPGRMTHASVAGSALEVPADLVRLSVGIENVDDLLADLRQALG comes from the coding sequence ATGAGCGACCAGCACTCTCACCAGAGCTTCGAGACCCGCGCGATCCACGCGGGCAACACCGCCGACCCGCTGACCGGCGCGGTCGTCCCGCCCATCTACCAGGTGTCCACCTACAAGCAGGACGGCGTGGGCGGGCTGCGCGGCGGTTACGAGTACAGCCGCAGCGCCAACCCGACCCGTACGGCCCTCGAGGAGAACCTGGCGGCCCTGGAGGGCGGCCGGCGCGGCCTCGCCTTCGCCTCGGGCCTGGCCGCCGAGGACTGCCTGCTGCGCACGCTCCTCGCGCCCGGCGACCACGTGGTCATCCCGAACGACGCCTACGGCGGCACCTTCCGGCTCTTCGCGAAGGTCGTGGAGCGCTGGGGCGTCGACTTCTCCGTCGCGAACACCTCCGACGTCGAGGCGGTGCGCTCCGCCGTCAACGACCGTACGAAGCTGATCTGGGTCGAGACCCCGTCGAACCCGCTGCTCGGCATCACCGACATCGAGGCGATCGCGGGCGTCGCCCGCCAGGCCGGCGTGAAGCTCGTCGTCGACAACACCTTCGCCTCGCCGTACCTCCAGCAGCCGCTGGCGCTCGGCGCGGACGTCGTCGTGCACTCCCTCACCAAGTACATGGGCGGTCACTCGGACGTCGTCGGCGGCGCGCTGGTGACGGCCGACGAGGCGCTCGGCGAGGAGCTCGCGTACCACCAGAACGCGATGGGCGCGGTCGCCGGTCCCTTCGACTCGTGGATCGTGCTGCGCGGTATCAAGACCCTCGCGGTCCGCATGGACCGGCACAGCGAGAACGCCGAGAAGATCGTCGAGATGCTGACCCAGCACCCGAAGGTCACCCAGGTCCTCTACCCGGGCCTCCCGGAGCACCCGGGGCACGAGATCGCCGCCAAGCAGATGCGTTCCTTCGGCGGCATGATCTCCTTCCGTGTGGAGGGCGGCGAGCAGGCGGCCGTCGAGGTCTGCAACCGCGCGCAGCTCTTCACCCTGGGTGAGTCCCTCGGCGGCGTCGAGTCCCTCATCGAGCACCCGGGCCGGATGACGCACGCGAGCGTCGCGGGCTCCGCCCTGGAGGTCCCCGCCGACCTCGTGCGCCTCTCGGTGGGCATCGAGAACGTCGACGACCTGCTGGCCGACCTGCGGCAGGCGCTGGGCTAG
- a CDS encoding transposase — translation MIRAYKFLMRPTVGQSIALGEMLRDHCSLYNGALQERRDAYRHVSRTSVRYGQQSAQLKEIRTFDAERQGRWSFSSQQATLRRLDKAFQAFFRRVKAGETPGYPRFRGVNWFDTVDFPKDGDGCRWDSTPNDPVTRVRFQGVGHVKVNQHRPVVGKVKTVSAKREGKRWYVIVTADQAAPEPLPKTGSVAGIDMGVANFLADSSGGFVPNPRHGRKAAASLEAAQQALARFPRVRRDKRTGNHQRAVQKVADLHRKVRRQRLDHAHKTALELVREHDVIAHEDLKICNMVKAPAPKSDPETPGGFLVNGAAAKAGLNRSISDAGWGVFLTILHAKAESAGRDVIAVDPRDTSRTCPECGHVAKENRPTQEKFHCVSCGHSAHADTVGALNVLRAGLARRTAPLGRREAPSSMRGRSHVSIVQEPDTR, via the coding sequence GTGATCCGTGCGTACAAGTTCCTCATGCGGCCGACCGTCGGCCAGTCGATCGCGCTGGGCGAGATGCTGCGCGATCACTGTTCCCTCTACAACGGGGCGCTGCAGGAACGCCGCGATGCCTACCGGCACGTTTCCAGGACGAGCGTCAGGTACGGGCAGCAGTCCGCGCAACTCAAAGAGATCCGCACCTTCGACGCGGAGCGTCAGGGCCGCTGGTCGTTCTCCTCCCAGCAGGCGACCTTGCGCCGTCTGGACAAGGCTTTTCAGGCGTTCTTCCGCCGGGTCAAGGCCGGCGAGACGCCCGGCTACCCCCGCTTCCGGGGCGTGAACTGGTTCGACACCGTGGACTTTCCCAAGGACGGCGACGGCTGCCGCTGGGATTCCACCCCGAACGACCCTGTCACCCGCGTCCGCTTTCAGGGTGTCGGGCATGTCAAGGTCAACCAGCACCGGCCGGTGGTCGGAAAGGTCAAGACCGTCTCCGCCAAGCGCGAGGGCAAGCGCTGGTACGTGATCGTCACCGCCGACCAGGCAGCCCCCGAGCCGCTGCCCAAGACAGGCAGCGTGGCTGGTATCGACATGGGCGTAGCCAATTTCCTTGCCGACTCCAGCGGCGGGTTCGTTCCCAACCCCCGCCATGGCCGGAAAGCCGCAGCGAGCCTCGAAGCCGCGCAGCAGGCCCTCGCCCGGTTCCCCCGCGTGCGTCGCGACAAGCGCACGGGAAATCACCAGCGGGCTGTTCAGAAGGTTGCCGACCTGCATCGCAAGGTCCGCCGCCAGCGGCTCGACCACGCGCACAAGACCGCCTTGGAACTGGTCCGCGAGCACGACGTCATCGCTCACGAAGACCTCAAGATCTGCAACATGGTCAAGGCGCCCGCCCCGAAGTCCGACCCCGAGACGCCGGGCGGTTTCCTGGTCAACGGGGCCGCCGCGAAGGCCGGGCTCAACCGCTCGATCTCAGATGCCGGATGGGGGGTGTTCCTGACGATCCTGCACGCCAAGGCTGAAAGCGCCGGACGAGACGTGATCGCCGTGGACCCTCGTGACACCTCCCGGACGTGTCCCGAATGCGGGCATGTCGCCAAGGAGAACCGGCCCACACAGGAGAAGTTCCACTGCGTTTCGTGCGGCCACTCGGCGCACGCGGACACGGTGGGCGCTCTGAACGTCCTACGGGCCGGGCTGGCCCGTCGCACAGCCCCACTGGGCCGGCGAGAAGCCCCCTCATCCATGAGGGGGAGGAGTCACGTGTCCATTGTCCAGGAACCGGACACTCGTTGA
- the msrA gene encoding peptide-methionine (S)-S-oxide reductase MsrA gives MFLSRTPVLPTPEQALRGRPEPEFAVPERHTVLGNPLLGPYPEGLEVADFALGCFWGAERKFWQTDGVWTTLVGYQGGYTPNPAYEEVCSGLTGHTEAVRVVFDPAKVSYESLLKLFWESHDPTQGFRQGNDVGTQYRSAVYTHSAAQAATADASREAYQKVLTGSGYGTISTEILPAEDRTFYPAEAYHQQYLDKNPAGYCGIGGTGVSCPIGVAKADG, from the coding sequence ATGTTCCTGTCCCGCACCCCCGTCCTCCCCACCCCCGAGCAGGCCCTGCGCGGCCGTCCCGAGCCGGAGTTCGCCGTTCCCGAGCGTCACACGGTCCTCGGCAACCCGCTCCTCGGCCCGTACCCGGAGGGCCTGGAGGTCGCCGACTTCGCCCTCGGCTGTTTCTGGGGCGCCGAGCGGAAGTTCTGGCAGACCGACGGCGTCTGGACCACTCTCGTCGGCTACCAGGGCGGCTACACGCCGAACCCGGCGTACGAGGAGGTCTGCTCGGGCCTGACCGGTCACACCGAGGCCGTCCGGGTCGTCTTCGACCCGGCGAAGGTCAGTTACGAGTCCCTCCTGAAGCTCTTCTGGGAGTCCCACGACCCGACCCAGGGCTTCCGCCAGGGCAACGACGTGGGCACCCAGTACCGCTCCGCCGTCTACACCCACTCCGCCGCCCAGGCGGCGACCGCCGACGCCTCCCGCGAGGCCTACCAGAAGGTCCTGACGGGCTCGGGCTACGGCACGATCAGCACGGAGATCCTCCCTGCGGAGGACCGCACCTTCTACCCGGCCGAGGCCTACCACCAGCAGTACCTGGACAAGAACCCGGCGGGCTACTGCGGCATCGGCGGGACGGGCGTCTCCTGCCCGATCGGTGTCGCGAAGGCCGACGGCTGA
- a CDS encoding ABC-F family ATP-binding cassette domain-containing protein, protein MRDRAQLALNNVSKAYGDRSVLEQITLTVRPGEKAAVIGENGSGKSTLLRLLAGAEAPDGGDVTVRFPGGVARLAQTLAETLGLGTGHTVRDAVDAALAELRAMEREMRAAEETLGSATPEELSAYGELVARYEERGGYQADARVDAALHGLGLGHVPYERRVGTLSGGEQSRLALACVLASGAELLLLDEPTNHLDRAAAGWLEERLRTHRGTVVAVTHDRAFLEGMATVILEVDRDTRAVTRYGDGWSGYRTAKAAARRRWAQDHEEWREELARTEELVAAAGQRLAGSGKDPRQGFGKHRRSHENKLSGQVRAARARLDQLRRSPVPAPPEPLRFTARIASAAGSDGVPCRHDGVPYGGPGDIPYGGPGGIPYGPGDVLAELAGVGVGERLWIDKLRIAAGDRLLVSGPNGAGKTTLLRVLAGDLRPDSGTVTRPAGVGYLRQELPAVPSPKPLLTAYAAGRPGLPEEHAEELLALGLFREEDLTVPVARLSVGQQRRLELAGLVTRPADLLILDEPTNHVALSLVEDLEAALAAFPGAVVAVSHDDRFRSGFGGTRLELRSGRAV, encoded by the coding sequence ATGCGCGACCGCGCCCAGTTGGCCTTGAACAACGTCTCCAAGGCGTACGGGGACCGCTCCGTCCTCGAACAGATCACGCTCACCGTCCGCCCCGGCGAGAAGGCCGCCGTCATCGGTGAGAACGGCTCCGGCAAATCCACCCTGCTCCGGCTCCTGGCCGGGGCCGAGGCGCCCGACGGCGGAGACGTGACCGTCCGCTTCCCCGGCGGTGTCGCGCGCCTCGCGCAGACGCTCGCCGAGACGCTCGGCCTCGGAACCGGGCACACCGTGCGGGACGCCGTCGACGCGGCGCTCGCCGAACTCCGCGCCATGGAACGGGAGATGCGGGCCGCCGAGGAGACACTCGGCTCCGCGACACCCGAGGAACTCTCCGCGTACGGGGAACTCGTCGCCCGTTACGAGGAGCGGGGCGGCTACCAGGCCGACGCCCGGGTGGACGCCGCGCTGCACGGGCTCGGCCTCGGCCACGTCCCGTACGAGCGCCGCGTCGGCACGCTCTCCGGCGGCGAGCAGTCGCGGCTGGCCCTCGCCTGCGTCCTCGCCTCGGGTGCCGAGCTGCTGCTCCTCGACGAGCCGACGAACCACCTCGACCGGGCCGCCGCCGGCTGGCTGGAGGAACGGCTCCGCACCCACCGCGGCACGGTGGTCGCGGTCACCCACGACCGGGCGTTCCTGGAGGGCATGGCGACGGTGATCCTGGAGGTCGACCGGGACACCCGCGCGGTGACCCGGTACGGCGACGGCTGGTCCGGCTACCGCACGGCGAAGGCGGCGGCCCGCCGCCGCTGGGCGCAGGACCACGAGGAGTGGCGGGAGGAGCTGGCCCGCACGGAGGAGCTGGTCGCGGCGGCCGGGCAGCGGCTCGCGGGCTCGGGCAAGGACCCCCGGCAGGGCTTCGGCAAGCACCGCCGTTCGCACGAGAACAAGCTGTCGGGCCAGGTCAGGGCGGCCCGGGCCAGGCTGGACCAGCTACGCAGGTCCCCGGTCCCGGCCCCGCCGGAACCCCTGCGCTTCACGGCGCGGATCGCCTCGGCGGCCGGGTCTGACGGTGTCCCGTGCCGTCACGACGGTGTCCCGTACGGCGGGCCCGGCGACATTCCGTACGGCGGGCCCGGCGGCATCCCGTACGGACCCGGCGACGTCCTCGCCGAGCTCGCCGGTGTCGGCGTCGGTGAGCGGCTGTGGATCGACAAGCTGCGGATCGCCGCCGGAGACCGGCTGCTCGTCTCCGGCCCCAACGGCGCGGGCAAGACGACTCTGCTCCGTGTCCTCGCCGGTGACCTGCGCCCCGACAGCGGCACGGTCACCCGCCCGGCCGGGGTCGGCTATCTGCGCCAGGAGCTGCCCGCCGTACCGTCCCCGAAGCCGCTGCTCACCGCGTACGCGGCGGGTCGCCCCGGCCTGCCCGAGGAGCACGCGGAGGAACTGCTCGCCCTCGGTCTCTTCCGGGAGGAGGACCTGACCGTGCCCGTGGCCCGGCTCTCGGTGGGCCAGCAGCGCCGGCTGGAACTGGCCGGGCTGGTGACGCGTCCCGCCGATCTGCTCATCCTGGACGAGCCGACCAACCACGTGGCGCTGTCCCTGGTGGAGGACCTGGAGGCGGCCCTCGCCGCCTTCCCTGGCGCGGTGGTCGCGGTCTCCCACGACGACCGCTTCCGCTCGGGCTTCGGCGGCACCCGGCTCGAGCTCCGCTCAGGCCGTGCCGTCTGA
- a CDS encoding DUF1330 domain-containing protein: protein MTAYALANLHPTPVLHDEVITYMERVQGTLDPFGGRFLVHGAPEREVREGEWPGAPVLVSFPSMRHARDWYDSPAYQELLPLRTRHMPGDLLLIDGVAPGYGPATAAARLRAAAASDGTA from the coding sequence ATGACCGCATACGCCCTCGCGAACCTGCACCCGACGCCCGTCCTCCACGACGAGGTCATCACCTACATGGAGCGCGTCCAAGGGACCCTCGACCCCTTCGGCGGACGCTTCCTCGTGCACGGCGCCCCCGAGCGCGAGGTCCGCGAGGGCGAGTGGCCCGGCGCGCCCGTCCTCGTCTCCTTCCCGTCGATGCGGCACGCGCGCGACTGGTACGACTCGCCCGCCTACCAGGAGCTGCTCCCGCTGCGCACCCGCCACATGCCGGGCGACCTCCTCCTGATCGACGGCGTCGCACCCGGCTACGGCCCGGCCACGGCCGCCGCGCGGCTGCGGGCGGCGGCCGCGTCAGACGGCACGGCCTGA
- a CDS encoding NAD(P)-dependent alcohol dehydrogenase, with amino-acid sequence MTTNVTTVPAYAAPAANAPLERTTVPRRPVGEHDVLIEIKYSGICHSDIHQARDGWGEGIFPMVPGHEIAGIVAEVGPGVSKFQVGDRVGVGCFVDSCRECAYCLQGLEQYCVQGGTGTYNALDKDGEPTYGGYSSHIVVDENYTLRIPEGISLDEAAPLLCAGITLYSPLAHWQAGPGKKVAIVGLGGLGHMGVKIAHALGAEVTVLSQSLKKQEDGLKLGADHYYATSDPATFTELAGTFDLVISTVSAPLDFNAYLSLVKTDGALVNVGAPEEPVSIGLFSLIGGRKTLAGSMIGSIAETQEMLDFCAEHGLGAEIELIRAEQINEAYERVLASDVRYRFVIDASTI; translated from the coding sequence ATGACCACGAACGTGACCACCGTCCCCGCGTACGCCGCACCCGCCGCCAACGCCCCGCTGGAGCGCACCACCGTGCCGCGCCGGCCCGTCGGCGAGCACGACGTCCTCATCGAGATCAAGTACTCCGGCATCTGCCACTCCGACATCCACCAGGCGCGCGACGGCTGGGGCGAGGGCATCTTCCCGATGGTCCCGGGCCACGAGATCGCCGGAATCGTCGCCGAGGTCGGCCCCGGGGTCAGCAAATTCCAGGTGGGCGACCGGGTCGGCGTCGGCTGCTTCGTCGACTCCTGCCGGGAGTGCGCGTACTGCCTCCAGGGTCTTGAGCAGTACTGCGTCCAGGGCGGCACCGGTACGTACAACGCGCTCGACAAGGACGGCGAGCCCACCTACGGGGGCTACTCCAGCCACATCGTCGTCGACGAGAACTACACCCTGCGCATCCCCGAGGGCATCAGCCTCGACGAGGCCGCCCCGCTGCTCTGCGCCGGCATCACCCTCTACTCGCCGCTCGCCCACTGGCAGGCCGGCCCCGGCAAGAAGGTCGCCATCGTCGGCCTCGGCGGCCTCGGCCACATGGGCGTCAAGATCGCCCACGCGCTCGGCGCCGAGGTGACCGTCCTCAGCCAGTCGCTGAAGAAGCAGGAGGACGGCCTGAAGCTGGGCGCCGACCACTACTACGCCACCAGCGACCCGGCGACCTTCACCGAGCTGGCCGGCACCTTCGACCTGGTGATCTCCACGGTCTCCGCGCCGCTGGACTTCAACGCCTATCTGAGCCTGGTCAAGACCGACGGCGCCCTGGTGAACGTCGGCGCCCCCGAGGAGCCCGTCTCGATCGGCCTCTTCTCCCTCATCGGCGGCCGCAAGACCCTCGCGGGCTCGATGATCGGCAGCATCGCCGAGACGCAGGAGATGCTCGACTTCTGCGCGGAGCACGGCCTGGGCGCGGAGATCGAGCTGATCCGCGCCGAGCAGATCAACGAGGCGTACGAGCGGGTGCTCGCGAGCGACGTCCGGTACCGCTTCGTGATCGACGCGTCGACGATCTGA
- a CDS encoding helix-turn-helix transcriptional regulator, protein MDLSAELSEFLRSRRARLKPEDVGLPEFGRHRRVPGLRREELAQLAGVSVAYYTRLEQGNGRNVSMEVLDSIARALRLSDTERAHLTHLAKPTAKKKQHRAAIARPQQVRPGLRHLLDAMDGVPAFVVGRRLDVLAWNRMARALMGDFEAMEPAERNVARMVFLGPNSRDLYRDWECKATEVVSVLRLYAGCYPDDPALLALVGELSVRSEEFRSLWAAHTVTDKGHGTKVLRHPLVGEMTLMYESMRVAGGDPDLVLITYQAEPGSASADALRLLAQWGVDEAVDVR, encoded by the coding sequence ATGGATCTCAGTGCCGAACTCAGCGAATTCCTGCGCTCGCGCCGGGCCCGGCTGAAGCCGGAGGACGTGGGTCTGCCGGAGTTCGGGCGCCACCGCCGGGTGCCGGGGCTGCGCCGGGAGGAGCTGGCGCAGCTGGCCGGGGTGTCGGTGGCGTACTACACGCGGCTCGAACAGGGCAACGGCCGCAATGTGTCCATGGAGGTCCTCGACTCGATCGCGCGGGCCCTGCGGCTGAGCGACACCGAGCGGGCGCATCTGACGCATCTGGCCAAGCCGACGGCGAAGAAGAAGCAGCACCGGGCGGCGATCGCCCGCCCCCAGCAGGTGCGGCCGGGCCTGCGGCATCTGCTGGACGCGATGGACGGCGTCCCGGCGTTCGTCGTGGGCCGGCGCCTCGACGTCCTCGCCTGGAACCGGATGGCGCGGGCCCTGATGGGCGACTTCGAGGCGATGGAGCCGGCCGAGCGCAATGTGGCCAGGATGGTCTTCCTCGGGCCCAACTCGCGTGATCTCTACCGGGACTGGGAGTGCAAGGCGACCGAGGTGGTGAGTGTGCTGCGGCTGTACGCGGGCTGCTACCCGGACGATCCGGCGCTGCTCGCGCTGGTCGGCGAGCTGTCGGTGCGCAGCGAGGAGTTCCGCTCGCTGTGGGCGGCGCACACCGTCACGGACAAGGGGCACGGGACGAAGGTGCTGCGGCATCCGCTGGTGGGTGAGATGACGCTGATGTACGAGAGCATGCGGGTGGCGGGCGGGGACCCGGACCTGGTGCTCATCACGTACCAGGCGGAGCCGGGGTCGGCGTCGGCGGACGCGCTGCGGCTGCTCGCGCAGTGGGGTGTGGACGAGGCCGTGGACGTACGGTGA